Proteins encoded by one window of Kribbella italica:
- a CDS encoding LuxR C-terminal-related transcriptional regulator has translation MRVVILEDNPILAEGLGLLLGNSGFEVIGVAGDATEFATLIDADPPEIAVVDVRLPPTFTDEGLRAAIEARRLRPGLPVLVFSQYVEEVYAAELLASGSEGIGYLLKDRVSRVDEFLEAVRRVAAGGTVLDPEVVSQLMVKRNDPLDRLTPREREVLALMAEGLGNLAIAEKLVISEGAVHKHVGNVFLKLDLPPTDSGHRRVLAVLAHLGL, from the coding sequence GTGCGGGTCGTGATTCTCGAGGACAACCCGATCCTCGCCGAGGGCCTCGGCCTGCTGCTCGGCAACTCGGGCTTCGAGGTGATCGGCGTGGCCGGGGACGCGACGGAGTTCGCGACGCTGATCGACGCGGACCCGCCGGAGATCGCGGTCGTCGACGTCCGGCTGCCGCCGACGTTCACCGACGAGGGCCTGCGCGCGGCCATCGAGGCGCGGCGCCTCAGGCCGGGGCTTCCCGTGCTCGTCTTCTCCCAGTACGTCGAGGAGGTGTACGCCGCGGAGCTGCTCGCCTCCGGCAGCGAGGGCATCGGCTACCTGCTCAAGGACCGGGTCTCACGCGTCGACGAGTTCCTCGAGGCCGTACGACGGGTAGCGGCCGGCGGGACCGTGCTCGACCCCGAAGTGGTCAGCCAGCTGATGGTCAAGCGCAACGACCCGCTCGACCGGCTCACCCCGCGCGAACGCGAGGTGCTCGCGCTGATGGCCGAGGGCCTCGGCAACCTCGCGATCGCCGAGAAGCTGGTGATCAGCGAGGGGGCCGTGCACAAGCATGTCGGCAACGTGTTCCTCAAGCTCGACCTGCCGCCGACCGATTCCGGCCACCGTCGGGTGCTCGCCGTACTGGCTCATCTCGGGCTGTAA
- a CDS encoding sensor histidine kinase has protein sequence MLTKILTRGWPACVYLFARYLVGMVTVAATPIGLLLSWAIPGITAGLVQAANSERRTATEYLGLPEEPPLPEAADRKPGDVVTLVKDRSFRRSLRIIPLSLLTIPGLLVAVTAVFAVPSALLGMFLWKAAPGEFTLMGFPVDSWLDALTLGPAQALIGVGVMGWGAPAAARGYARGLRRLLAPSPAELETAQLAQRVEELTRSRAGAVDSHGAELRRIERDLHDGTQAQLVSLAMRIGVAKQLMADDPEKAAKLLDDARDGAEQAMTELRGVLRTMYPPILQDRGLTGAVAALTARCPIPVDLRMGALGDVPAAVEAAAYFVVAESLTNIAKHSAAGRAEVQLERRGAELYLAITDDGIGGARVGDQPDLLGRGSGLRGMMHRVEAIDGHLELTSPIGGPTTVEVVLPCGS, from the coding sequence ATGCTCACGAAGATCCTGACCCGCGGCTGGCCCGCCTGCGTTTACCTGTTCGCCCGCTACCTGGTGGGCATGGTCACCGTGGCGGCGACTCCGATCGGCCTGCTGCTCAGCTGGGCGATCCCCGGCATCACCGCCGGGCTGGTCCAGGCGGCGAACTCCGAGCGGCGCACCGCGACCGAGTACCTCGGTCTGCCGGAGGAGCCGCCGTTGCCGGAGGCAGCCGACCGGAAGCCAGGTGACGTGGTCACGCTGGTGAAGGACCGGTCGTTCCGGCGGAGCCTGCGGATCATTCCGCTGTCGCTGCTGACCATTCCGGGGCTGCTCGTCGCCGTGACCGCGGTCTTCGCCGTGCCGAGCGCACTGCTGGGGATGTTCCTGTGGAAGGCGGCGCCGGGGGAGTTCACCCTGATGGGGTTCCCGGTCGACAGCTGGCTCGACGCACTGACCCTTGGACCGGCCCAGGCGCTGATCGGTGTGGGCGTGATGGGCTGGGGCGCACCGGCTGCAGCGAGGGGCTACGCCCGCGGCCTGCGCCGGCTGCTTGCGCCGAGTCCTGCTGAGCTGGAGACCGCCCAGCTGGCCCAGCGGGTCGAGGAGCTCACCAGGAGCCGGGCCGGCGCGGTCGACTCGCACGGTGCTGAGCTGCGGCGGATCGAGCGGGACCTGCACGACGGCACTCAGGCCCAGCTGGTCTCGCTGGCCATGCGGATCGGTGTGGCCAAGCAGCTGATGGCTGACGACCCGGAGAAGGCGGCCAAGCTGCTGGACGACGCCAGGGACGGGGCTGAGCAGGCGATGACCGAGCTGCGCGGCGTACTGCGGACCATGTACCCGCCGATCCTGCAGGACCGCGGCTTGACCGGTGCCGTTGCGGCCCTGACTGCGAGATGCCCGATCCCGGTCGACCTGCGGATGGGCGCGCTGGGCGACGTACCGGCTGCGGTCGAGGCCGCCGCGTACTTCGTCGTCGCCGAGTCGCTGACCAACATCGCCAAGCACTCCGCCGCCGGCCGGGCCGAGGTCCAGCTCGAACGCCGCGGTGCCGAGCTCTACCTGGCGATCACCGACGACGGCATCGGCGGCGCCCGCGTGGGCGATCAACCGGACCTGCTCGGCCGAGGGAGTGGGCTGCGCGGCATGATGCACCGGGTGGAAGCGATCGACGGACATCTGGAACTGACCAGCCCGATCGGCGGGCCGACGACGGTCGAGGTGGTCCTGCCGTGCGGGTCGTGA
- a CDS encoding N-acetylmuramoyl-L-alanine amidase: protein MSHRAPRLVAVFAAGALAFGALPSNAATPVDTGTSSTLSDAFKTAAAQYDVPRELLVGIGYAESHLDGHDGQPSQANGYGVMHLASNPSNPTMSEAAKLTGLPVEKLAKAADANVLGAAAVLDAYADQAGLQGQARQNIGQWYEVVAQYSHSADGPTARLYTDEVYRIVGLGVGAEGVSTQPVKVTPDRGKYANVAPLGTRTPASIQAADYPGAIWNAANSANYRVGRTAAISTIVVHVTQGSYAGTISWFKNASSQVSAHYVVRSSDGQITQMVAEKDTAYHVRSANPYTIGIEHEGFVDQPSWFTDAMYRASAALTKNIAERRGIPKTRAYIKGHNEIPGNDHTDPGPNWNWTYYMQLVNGGNPNPPTYNFTTYGSGVRVRSDAKLTASVVTTLPGPTQVFVTCQKQGDTVNAEGTSNKWWSKLRDQGGYMSNIYIDHPAAQLPGVPVC, encoded by the coding sequence ATGAGTCATCGAGCCCCCCGGCTGGTCGCCGTGTTCGCCGCCGGCGCCCTCGCGTTCGGCGCCCTGCCCAGCAACGCCGCCACCCCGGTCGACACCGGCACCAGCTCGACCTTGTCCGATGCCTTCAAGACCGCCGCCGCCCAGTACGACGTACCGCGTGAACTCCTGGTCGGCATCGGCTACGCCGAGTCGCACCTCGACGGCCACGACGGTCAGCCCAGCCAGGCCAACGGGTACGGCGTGATGCACCTGGCCAGCAACCCGAGCAACCCGACGATGTCCGAGGCCGCGAAGCTCACCGGCCTCCCGGTCGAGAAGCTGGCCAAAGCCGCGGACGCCAACGTGCTCGGCGCGGCCGCGGTCCTCGACGCGTACGCCGACCAGGCCGGCCTGCAAGGCCAGGCCCGCCAGAACATCGGCCAGTGGTACGAGGTCGTCGCGCAGTACTCGCACTCCGCCGACGGCCCGACCGCTCGCCTCTACACCGACGAGGTCTACCGGATCGTCGGCCTCGGAGTCGGCGCCGAAGGCGTCTCCACCCAGCCGGTCAAGGTGACGCCGGACCGCGGCAAGTACGCGAACGTCGCCCCGCTCGGCACCCGGACGCCGGCCTCGATCCAGGCCGCCGACTACCCGGGCGCGATCTGGAACGCGGCCAACTCCGCCAACTACCGGGTCGGCCGGACCGCCGCGATCAGCACGATCGTCGTCCACGTGACCCAGGGCTCGTACGCCGGCACGATCAGCTGGTTCAAGAACGCGTCGTCGCAGGTCAGCGCCCACTACGTGGTCCGCTCCAGCGACGGCCAGATCACCCAGATGGTGGCCGAGAAGGACACCGCGTACCACGTCCGCAGCGCCAACCCGTACACGATCGGCATCGAGCACGAGGGCTTCGTCGACCAGCCGTCGTGGTTCACCGACGCGATGTACCGGGCGTCGGCGGCGCTGACCAAGAACATCGCCGAACGCCGAGGCATCCCGAAGACCCGGGCGTACATCAAGGGCCACAACGAGATCCCCGGCAACGACCACACCGACCCGGGTCCGAACTGGAACTGGACCTACTACATGCAGCTGGTGAACGGCGGCAACCCGAACCCGCCGACGTACAACTTCACCACGTACGGCAGCGGCGTCCGGGTCCGCTCGGACGCGAAGCTGACCGCGTCCGTCGTCACCACCCTGCCCGGCCCGACGCAGGTCTTCGTCACCTGCCAGAAGCAGGGCGACACGGTCAACGCCGAGGGCACCAGCAACAAGTGGTGGTCCAAGCTCCGCGACCAGGGCGGCTACATGTCGAACATCTACATCGACCACCCGGCCGCTCAGCTGCCAGGCGTCCCGGTCTGCTGA
- a CDS encoding amidohydrolase family protein, producing the protein MTTTGLGTLRLVGVVLPGGERRELHLRGGVVVERPAGGEVSTVSSGGWIVPGLVDAHCHIGLDQRGAVDEETQLEQAIADRDAGALLVRDAGSAADTRWIDEREDLPKIIRAGRHIARSKRYIRNYGWEIEPGELVAYVEQEALRGDGWVKLVGDWIDRDAGDLTPCWPADALDAAIARAHELGARVTAHVFGEHALPDLLAAGIDCLEHATGLRPELLDDMAARGVAVVPTIIQLENFPLYADQAEAKFPQYAAHMRDLYERRHATLRNAVEAGVPVYAGTDAGGVLGHGLVADEIRALTEIGMSGEQALAAGSWAAREWLGVPGELTPGAPADLVVYDEDPRLDPRVLDAPRLIVLRGQIVKG; encoded by the coding sequence ATGACGACGACCGGACTCGGGACGCTCAGGCTCGTTGGCGTGGTGTTGCCGGGGGGTGAGCGGCGGGAGCTTCATCTCAGGGGTGGGGTGGTTGTCGAGCGGCCTGCCGGTGGGGAGGTCAGCACGGTGAGCAGTGGTGGGTGGATTGTGCCGGGGCTGGTCGATGCGCACTGCCATATCGGGCTTGATCAGCGGGGGGCGGTCGACGAGGAGACTCAGCTGGAGCAGGCGATTGCTGATCGGGATGCGGGGGCGCTGCTTGTTCGGGATGCCGGTTCGGCGGCTGATACTCGCTGGATCGACGAGCGTGAGGACCTGCCGAAGATCATCCGGGCCGGTCGGCACATTGCTCGCTCGAAGCGCTACATCCGCAACTACGGCTGGGAGATCGAGCCCGGCGAGCTGGTCGCGTACGTCGAGCAGGAGGCCCTCCGCGGCGACGGCTGGGTCAAGCTGGTCGGTGACTGGATCGATCGCGACGCCGGTGATCTGACCCCGTGCTGGCCGGCCGACGCGCTCGATGCGGCGATCGCGCGGGCCCATGAGCTCGGCGCGCGGGTCACCGCGCACGTCTTCGGTGAGCACGCGCTGCCGGATCTGCTGGCCGCCGGCATCGATTGCCTCGAGCACGCGACGGGACTGCGGCCCGAGTTGCTCGACGACATGGCCGCGCGCGGCGTCGCCGTCGTACCGACGATCATCCAGCTGGAGAACTTCCCCCTGTACGCCGACCAGGCCGAGGCGAAGTTCCCCCAGTACGCCGCCCACATGCGCGACCTGTACGAACGCCGCCACGCGACGCTGCGCAACGCGGTCGAGGCCGGCGTCCCGGTGTACGCCGGGACCGACGCGGGCGGCGTCCTCGGGCACGGCCTGGTCGCCGACGAGATCCGGGCGCTGACCGAGATCGGGATGAGCGGCGAGCAGGCGCTCGCCGCCGGGTCGTGGGCGGCGCGCGAGTGGCTCGGCGTACCGGGGGAGCTGACGCCGGGCGCACCGGCCGACCTGGTCGTGTACGACGAGGACCCGCGGCTGGATCCGCGCGTGCTCGACGCGCCGCGGCTGATCGTCCTGCGAGGGCAAATCGTCAAAGGCTGA
- a CDS encoding lytic transglycosylase domain-containing protein encodes MTVASGGAGASGQLAADSPVAPSPGAGLNSGEFDELTMIVPQRPGVDGRIGSDKPARADVPVQGATDGRSVVRPGRPNAVNGIPRGVFPAYRRATANLAVVRPNCGLTWPLLAGIGKVESNHASGGRVDVAGTTRGKLLGPVLNGRAGLGKIPDTDRGRYDADRVWDRAVGPMQIVPGVWSEFGADGNGDSFRNPNNVYDAVTTVAVYLCSEGDDLKRPRDLVTALLRYQHSKDFVATVLRWMRVYSKSAVLIPNAKGNLSAAKPLGNAERKVDPRDVPDVPDDTKTTPTPKPTTPIETTIPRPVDPTPPATDKPTRPTKPPTVRPTPTPTEDTPTPTPTPTPTPTPTPTPTPTPTPTPTDTPTGSPCATEGNPTPCTQGSGSHG; translated from the coding sequence GTGACAGTCGCCTCGGGCGGCGCCGGTGCCTCCGGCCAGCTCGCGGCGGACAGCCCGGTCGCCCCATCGCCTGGAGCCGGACTGAACAGCGGTGAATTCGACGAACTGACGATGATCGTTCCGCAGCGTCCCGGAGTGGACGGCCGGATCGGATCGGACAAGCCCGCCCGTGCCGACGTCCCCGTGCAAGGGGCCACCGACGGCCGTTCGGTCGTCCGTCCCGGCCGGCCGAACGCCGTCAACGGCATCCCCCGCGGGGTCTTCCCCGCCTACCGCCGCGCCACCGCGAATCTCGCCGTGGTCCGGCCGAACTGCGGCCTCACCTGGCCCCTGCTGGCCGGTATCGGCAAGGTCGAGTCGAACCACGCCTCCGGCGGCCGGGTCGACGTGGCCGGCACCACCCGCGGCAAACTGCTCGGCCCGGTGCTGAACGGTCGCGCCGGCCTGGGCAAGATCCCCGACACCGACCGCGGCCGGTACGACGCCGACCGGGTCTGGGACCGCGCGGTCGGCCCGATGCAGATCGTTCCGGGTGTCTGGAGCGAGTTCGGCGCCGACGGCAACGGTGACAGCTTCCGCAACCCCAACAACGTGTACGACGCGGTCACCACCGTCGCGGTCTACCTGTGCTCCGAGGGCGACGACCTGAAGCGCCCGCGGGACCTGGTCACCGCCCTGCTGCGGTACCAGCACTCGAAGGACTTCGTCGCGACGGTGCTGCGGTGGATGCGTGTCTACAGCAAGAGCGCCGTACTGATCCCGAACGCGAAGGGCAACCTGTCGGCCGCCAAGCCGCTCGGCAACGCCGAACGCAAGGTCGACCCGCGCGACGTACCGGACGTGCCGGACGACACCAAGACGACGCCGACCCCGAAGCCGACGACGCCGATCGAGACGACGATCCCGCGGCCTGTCGATCCGACGCCGCCGGCCACGGACAAGCCGACCCGGCCGACCAAGCCTCCGACGGTCCGGCCGACGCCGACCCCGACCGAGGACACGCCGACGCCTACTCCGACCCCGACGCCAACTCCGACGCCCACCCCGACTCCGACTCCGACGCCTACACCGACCCCGACGGACACGCCGACCGGATCGCCGTGCGCGACCGAAGGCAACCCGACGCCTTGTACGCAGGGCAGCGGGTCTCACGGGTAA
- a CDS encoding lytic transglycosylase domain-containing protein, which translates to MRRQFKDLDTWRGKLTATWICLAPPAAMVAVFVAGGVPSNTFVVDAHALSQPRQDSVFDDLLDDVPSQPGADGSIPSEKRSTIEVPVTGATDSKQQPVIGPSGAVTGIPGTVLAAYQKAANDLAAAKPGCHITWPLLAGIGKVESAHASGGRVDASGNTRGQILGPVLDGGPGMAAIADTDGGQYDGNAQWDRAVGPMQFIPGTWKGFGADGNGDGVKNPHNVFDASRAAADYLCSANADLSSPPGLVEAVLRYNHSMDYVSTVLRWMKSYSNSTITTPNDDGVIDPPGDDGNVEKDDDPTDVPGDDDTTPKPTATASTTQPATTRPTQPTKSPTLTPSPTKPPSSLPTKPPTSLPPATNTPKPPTKPTPPTLTPTSPSNTPTENSPSPSPSPSPTPTPTPSPSETPTTTPTGEPTCTPTDKPTTTPTETPTSTPTDAPTCEPTGAPTDGSANNSTSDDAPKPPAN; encoded by the coding sequence ATGAGGCGGCAGTTCAAGGATCTCGACACGTGGCGGGGCAAGTTGACCGCGACGTGGATCTGCCTGGCCCCGCCCGCCGCGATGGTCGCCGTGTTCGTCGCCGGCGGCGTCCCGTCGAACACCTTCGTGGTCGACGCGCACGCGCTCAGCCAGCCGCGCCAGGACTCGGTCTTCGACGACCTGCTCGACGACGTACCGAGCCAGCCCGGCGCGGACGGCAGCATCCCGTCGGAGAAGCGCTCGACGATCGAGGTCCCGGTGACCGGGGCGACCGACAGCAAGCAGCAGCCGGTGATCGGCCCGAGCGGAGCCGTCACGGGCATCCCGGGGACCGTGCTGGCGGCGTACCAGAAGGCCGCGAACGACCTCGCCGCCGCGAAGCCGGGCTGCCACATCACCTGGCCGCTACTGGCCGGCATCGGCAAGGTCGAGTCGGCGCACGCGAGCGGTGGACGGGTCGACGCGAGCGGCAACACCCGGGGCCAGATTCTCGGACCGGTGCTCGACGGCGGGCCGGGGATGGCCGCGATCGCGGACACCGACGGTGGTCAGTACGACGGGAACGCGCAGTGGGACCGGGCCGTCGGTCCGATGCAGTTCATCCCGGGGACCTGGAAGGGCTTCGGCGCCGACGGCAACGGTGACGGCGTGAAGAACCCGCACAACGTCTTCGACGCCTCGCGTGCCGCGGCCGACTACCTGTGCTCGGCGAACGCCGACCTGAGCAGCCCGCCGGGCCTGGTCGAGGCCGTCCTGCGGTACAACCACTCGATGGACTACGTGTCCACGGTGCTGCGCTGGATGAAGTCGTACAGCAACTCGACCATCACCACCCCGAACGACGACGGCGTGATCGACCCGCCGGGCGACGACGGCAACGTGGAGAAGGACGACGACCCGACCGACGTCCCGGGCGACGACGACACCACGCCGAAGCCGACGGCCACGGCCAGTACGACGCAGCCGGCGACGACCCGGCCGACGCAGCCGACCAAGTCGCCGACGCTGACGCCGAGCCCGACGAAGCCGCCGAGCTCGTTGCCGACCAAGCCGCCGACCTCGCTGCCGCCGGCGACGAACACGCCGAAGCCGCCGACGAAGCCGACGCCGCCAACGCTGACGCCGACGAGCCCGTCGAACACACCGACGGAGAACAGCCCGTCGCCGTCGCCGTCGCCGTCGCCGACGCCGACTCCCACGCCGTCGCCGAGCGAGACGCCGACGACGACGCCCACCGGCGAGCCGACCTGTACGCCGACGGACAAGCCGACGACGACTCCCACGGAGACGCCGACGAGCACGCCGACCGATGCGCCGACCTGTGAGCCGACGGGTGCGCCGACGGACGGTTCGGCGAACAACTCGACCTCCGACGACGCTCCGAAGCCTCCGGCCAACTGA
- the ffh gene encoding signal recognition particle protein, giving the protein MFDTLSDRLSGAFKNLRGKGKLTDADIDATAREIRIALLEADVALPVVKEFIAAVKERAGGAEVRGGLNPAQQVIKIVNEELVKILGGETRELRMAKRPPTVIMLAGLQGAGKTTLAGKLAKWLKEVKHQTPMLVAADLQRPNAVTQLQVVGDRAGVPVFAPEPGNGVGDPVQVAKQAMDEARTKQYSVVIVDTAGRLGVDAELMQQAADIRDAVTPDEILFVVDAMIGQDAVVTAQAFLDGVGFDGVVLSKLDGDARGGAALSIAQVTGRQVMFASNGEKLEDFDVFHPDRMASRILGMGDVMSLIEQAERTFDADEAAKTAAKLQKKGGKEFTLDDFLAQMQSVRKMGPLTKIFGMLPGAAQFKDQLENFDEREIDRIEAVIHSMTPAERSDPHIINGSRRARIAKGSGTEVATVSGLVERFFEARKMMSAMASGKGMPGMPGMPGMPGMGGGKKGKQQAKKAKPKRGSGNPAKRAKGPAQPAEAAPGELPAAFGGQLGNSNFELPDAFKNLIDGDEKKK; this is encoded by the coding sequence GTGTTCGACACGCTTTCCGATCGGCTTTCTGGTGCGTTCAAGAACTTGCGGGGCAAGGGCAAGCTGACCGACGCCGACATCGACGCGACCGCCCGGGAGATCCGGATCGCGTTGCTGGAGGCCGATGTCGCCCTGCCGGTGGTGAAGGAGTTCATCGCCGCGGTCAAGGAGCGGGCCGGCGGGGCCGAGGTGCGCGGTGGGCTGAACCCGGCGCAGCAGGTGATCAAGATCGTCAACGAGGAACTGGTCAAGATCCTCGGTGGCGAGACGCGTGAGCTGCGGATGGCGAAGCGGCCGCCGACGGTGATCATGCTGGCGGGTCTGCAGGGTGCCGGTAAGACCACCCTGGCGGGCAAGCTCGCCAAGTGGCTCAAGGAGGTCAAGCACCAGACGCCGATGCTGGTCGCGGCCGACCTGCAGCGCCCGAACGCGGTGACCCAGCTGCAGGTGGTCGGCGATCGCGCCGGCGTACCGGTGTTCGCCCCGGAGCCGGGCAACGGCGTCGGTGACCCGGTCCAGGTCGCCAAGCAGGCGATGGACGAGGCGCGCACCAAGCAGTACAGCGTCGTGATCGTCGACACGGCCGGCCGGCTGGGTGTCGACGCGGAGCTGATGCAGCAGGCCGCCGACATCCGCGACGCGGTCACGCCGGACGAGATCCTGTTCGTCGTCGACGCGATGATCGGTCAGGACGCGGTCGTCACCGCGCAGGCCTTCCTGGACGGCGTCGGCTTCGACGGCGTCGTACTGTCCAAGCTGGACGGCGACGCCCGCGGTGGTGCCGCGCTGTCGATCGCGCAGGTCACCGGCCGCCAGGTGATGTTCGCCAGCAACGGCGAGAAGCTCGAGGACTTCGACGTCTTCCACCCCGACCGGATGGCCTCGCGCATCCTCGGGATGGGCGACGTGATGAGCCTGATCGAGCAGGCCGAGCGGACCTTCGACGCCGACGAGGCCGCCAAGACCGCGGCCAAGCTGCAGAAGAAGGGTGGCAAGGAGTTCACCCTGGACGACTTCCTCGCCCAGATGCAGTCGGTGCGCAAGATGGGCCCGCTGACCAAGATCTTCGGGATGCTGCCGGGTGCGGCGCAGTTCAAGGACCAGCTGGAGAACTTCGACGAGCGCGAGATCGACCGGATCGAGGCGGTCATCCACTCGATGACTCCGGCCGAGCGCTCCGACCCGCACATCATCAACGGCTCCCGCCGGGCCCGGATCGCGAAGGGTTCGGGCACCGAGGTGGCCACCGTCAGCGGCCTGGTCGAGCGATTCTTCGAGGCCCGCAAGATGATGTCCGCGATGGCCAGCGGCAAGGGCATGCCGGGAATGCCCGGGATGCCGGGCATGCCGGGAATGGGCGGCGGCAAGAAGGGCAAGCAGCAGGCGAAGAAGGCCAAGCCCAAGCGCGGCTCGGGCAACCCGGCCAAGCGCGCCAAGGGCCCGGCCCAGCCCGCCGAGGCGGCGCCGGGTGAGCTGCCGGCCGCGTTCGGCGGTCAGCTCGGGAACAGCAACTTCGAGCTCCCGGACGCCTTCAAGAACCTGATCGACGGCGACGAGAAGAAGAAGTAG
- a CDS encoding arginase family protein, with protein sequence MTPPRYDRRDWKPGDGVFNAVAMAEYSLRVAERVGRLVDEGNFVVLLGGECSNLLGPAVALRRRGRFGVVYLDGHSDFRTVENSPYVGAAGGEALALVTGRGQSDLTDLDGLSPYVRDEDAALLGIREDDTDIAELREVGIATWRAAEIDAAAPGKVLERMEALDGFWVHLDVDILDAAVMPAVDSPDPGGIQHDQLRELLRPLLASEKCVGIDIGIFDPDLDPDGKYAAELTDTLVAALT encoded by the coding sequence GTGACGCCGCCTCGGTACGACCGGCGGGACTGGAAGCCTGGGGACGGGGTTTTCAACGCGGTCGCGATGGCGGAGTACAGCTTGCGGGTGGCTGAGCGGGTGGGGCGGTTGGTTGATGAGGGCAACTTTGTGGTGCTGCTGGGTGGGGAGTGCAGCAACCTGCTCGGGCCCGCGGTGGCGTTGCGGCGGCGGGGGCGGTTCGGGGTGGTTTATCTCGATGGGCACTCGGACTTCCGGACGGTGGAGAACTCGCCGTACGTCGGGGCTGCGGGCGGGGAGGCGTTGGCGTTGGTGACTGGGCGGGGGCAGAGCGATCTGACCGATCTCGACGGGCTGTCGCCGTACGTGCGGGACGAGGATGCGGCGCTGCTGGGGATTCGGGAGGACGACACGGACATCGCGGAACTGCGGGAGGTGGGGATTGCCACCTGGCGGGCGGCGGAGATCGATGCGGCGGCGCCGGGGAAGGTGCTGGAGCGGATGGAGGCGCTCGACGGGTTCTGGGTGCATCTGGATGTGGACATCCTCGACGCGGCGGTGATGCCGGCGGTGGACAGTCCGGATCCGGGCGGGATTCAGCACGATCAGCTGCGGGAGCTGCTGCGGCCGCTGCTCGCGTCGGAGAAGTGCGTGGGGATCGACATCGGAATCTTCGACCCGGATCTGGACCCGGACGGGAAGTACGCCGCCGAGCTGACGGACACGCTGGTGGCTGCGCTGACCTGA
- a CDS encoding DUF2332 domain-containing protein — protein sequence MDVVEAFQLQAIACEELGSPLYADLLRRLVDDYELGGVTTRVLAGHEQDPGPSALALRLLGSVHRLVLAGEAPELAVFYPSTGGEWDPVLGWEAFEQVLQSRGAELQNLLGQAPQTNEVGRATALYGGLLRLHEVVPLPVRLFEIGASGGLNLRADCFRYEAAVDASQVGTTASGADPAASPATPGAGLTTSQVGTTASGADPRTSLAAPTASGADLTTSQVSTTPNTPSDESVPAQTLVFGAPNSPVVFTDAWSGRPMIPAPDLRIAERVGSDISPVNPLTPDGALTLTSYVWPDMTDRLNRLRGALEIARAVPADVHREDAVSFLRNLELSEGHVTVVWHSVMWQYLTPADQTAADAAIAALGERATASTPLARLCLEPMRRTPGAPYEFLIVLRTWPGGVRRVLGHAAPHGLPAVWE from the coding sequence GTGGATGTCGTAGAAGCCTTTCAGCTGCAGGCGATCGCATGTGAAGAACTGGGCTCGCCGCTGTACGCCGACCTGCTCCGCCGGCTCGTGGACGACTACGAGCTCGGCGGAGTCACCACCCGAGTGCTTGCCGGGCACGAGCAGGACCCAGGCCCGTCGGCACTCGCACTGCGCCTGCTGGGCTCGGTGCACCGGCTGGTGCTCGCCGGGGAGGCGCCGGAACTCGCGGTGTTCTACCCAAGCACCGGTGGTGAGTGGGACCCGGTGCTCGGGTGGGAGGCGTTCGAGCAGGTGCTGCAGTCGCGTGGCGCCGAGCTGCAGAACCTGCTGGGCCAGGCCCCGCAGACGAACGAGGTCGGCCGAGCCACTGCGCTGTACGGCGGTCTGCTGCGGCTGCACGAGGTGGTGCCGCTACCGGTCCGGCTGTTCGAGATCGGGGCCAGCGGCGGGCTGAACCTGCGCGCGGACTGCTTCCGCTACGAGGCTGCCGTGGACGCCTCCCAAGTCGGCACCACCGCCTCGGGGGCCGACCCGGCGGCCTCTCCGGCCACCCCGGGTGCCGGCCTGACCACCTCCCAAGTCGGCACCACCGCCTCGGGTGCCGACCCGAGGACCTCACTGGCCGCCCCCACCGCCTCGGGTGCCGACCTCACCACCTCCCAAGTCAGCACCACCCCAAACACTCCGTCGGACGAGTCGGTCCCTGCCCAAACCCTCGTCTTCGGCGCTCCCAACAGCCCAGTCGTCTTCACCGACGCCTGGTCCGGCCGCCCGATGATCCCCGCACCCGACCTCCGCATCGCCGAGCGCGTCGGCAGCGACATCAGCCCGGTGAACCCGCTGACCCCCGACGGCGCCCTGACACTCACGTCGTACGTCTGGCCGGACATGACCGACCGCCTCAACCGCCTGCGCGGCGCACTCGAGATCGCCCGCGCAGTACCGGCCGACGTACACCGCGAGGACGCCGTCTCCTTCCTCCGCAACCTCGAACTGTCCGAGGGACACGTCACAGTCGTCTGGCACTCGGTGATGTGGCAGTACCTGACCCCAGCCGACCAGACCGCCGCCGACGCGGCGATCGCGGCGCTGGGGGAGCGGGCGACGGCATCGACTCCGCTGGCGCGCCTGTGCCTCGAGCCGATGCGCCGTACGCCCGGCGCGCCGTACGAGTTCCTGATCGTCCTGCGGACCTGGCCGGGCGGCGTACGGCGTGTTCTCGGTCACGCGGCGCCGCACGGGCTGCCCGCGGTCTGGGAATGA